DNA from Acidobacteriota bacterium:
GTCAGTCGTCAGTCGTCAGTCGTCAGTCGTCAGTCGTCAGTCGTCAGTCGTCAGTCGTCAGTAGTCAGTAGTCAGTAGTCAGTAGTCAGTAGTCAGTAGTCAGTAGTCAGTAGTCAGTAGTCAGTAGTCAGTAGTCAGTAGTCAGTAGTCGAGTGTTGGGATTTGGGAATTCGTGTCAAGTGTATTTTGTTCTATTTGAGTCAGTTAGGAACAATTCTTTTCAAGAATTCCACGGATTCAACGATCCGGGTTTGGTCTACTGACTACTGACTCATCAACTACTGGCGACTGACTACAAACTGATCTTTTTAAGGTTTTGGATTTGCCTTCTGACGAAAAGAAAAAGGCTCAGCACCAGGAAATCCCAGCCTGAACCTTTTCAAATCGCCAAAAATCAATCAGGGCTAATAATTCTTCGGGAAATTTGGACCAAGACACGACGGATCGCCGTCACACAGTTTGTCAACAATCGTGTCGTACAAGTAGGTTGATTCCGCGCGGACAACTTCGCCAATCCGGTCCTCATAGGTCTTGAGACCGTGATCAAACTCTTTCTTGAGAAGGTCATACAGGTTCTTTGCCTTGCGGCCTTCAACAACCTTCTTTTCATTGTAGATTTTGATGTCGCTCACAATCGTTCGGGCCACACGCTGGGCGGTTTTATGATCCGCTTCCGAGCCTTTGTATTTCGCCGGGTCATACTTAAAGACACCCGGTGCCGTGCTCGATACCGGCGGTGCGGCTGACTGGTACCCAGCAGGCGGGGTAAATGAAGTCAACGGAATGGTGCCCTGCGCAGCAATTGGCGGCGGCTGAGGTTTTGGGGGGTGAATTGGTTCTGGGGCTGGACCACCCGGCGGTACAAAGAAAACCTGCTCCGGTTCGGGTGCTTTTGGCTTGGGCGGCTCTTCTGGCGGTAATTCAAAAACGGGAGGTCTGGCCTGAACTTCCTGAGCTTTTTTGGCTGCTTCGGCAGCACGGCGAGCTTCCTCGGCTCGGCGTGCCTCTTCAGCCTTGCGTGCCTCTTCAGCGCGACGGGCTTCTTCAGCTCTCCGGCGAGCGTCCTCTTCGGCCCTGCGACGGGCTTCATCCTCAGCGGCTTTGCGGCGGGCTTCATCTTCGGCTGCCTTGCGACGAGTTTCCTCTTCAGCTTTGCGACGAGCTTCCTCGGCTTTACGGGCTTCTTCAGCTTTGCGAGCTTCTTCGGCTTTGCGGCGAGCTTCTTCAGCCTTGCGAGCTTCCTCAGCTCGGCGTGCTTCTTCCTCAGCCCGGCGACGAGCTTCCTCGGCTTTGCGGGCTTCCTCAGCCCGGCGTGCCTCCTCAGCCCGGCGTGCCTCCTCAGCCTTGCGGGCTTCCTCAGCCCGGCGTACCTCATCGGCTTTGCGAGCTTCCTCAGCCTTGCGGGCTTCCTCAGCCCGGCGTGCCTCATCGGCTTTGCGGCGCGATTCCTCAGCCGCACGAGCCTGTTCCTCAGCTCGACGAGCGTCTTCGACACGGCGGGCCTCGTCTTGCGCTCTGGCCTGGTCGGAAATTAAATTGTCTGAAGGTTGCTCAATGCCTAATCCAGACGAACTCTCTTTGGATGGCTTAAAGATGAAAATGAAAGCGCCAATAACAGCAACAACAACAATGACGAGACTTATCCATAACCCAAGATTTGACATTGTTTCAGAAACTCCTGGCTTCTTTGTGATCGAAGACTACAAAAACTATGGTTTCCCTGGCGAAAGTGCAACTCCAGGCACAAGTCCGTCCGATGTACGGCGTGGAAAATTCAGTAAAACCAACACCACCCATGCACGATTGGACAAGGAATCCAAAATTGATGGGTGATGTAATTGCTGAAAAATCAGTCGTGTTGAACAAAGGAGAGGAAGAATGCTGGATGTTGGAACACAATCTGCCCTAGCTTGGTCAATTTTTGAGCAAAAAGCAATGAAAAATTGCCTTTTTCCACTTCTTAAGCCCAACTCTCAACGGCATAAGCCTGAGTTTAGAGTTCAAAAAGTTTCACTCCCTGGATGAAAATCTCCAGCTCTTACCCACCAAGCTTGCTGCGAACCATCCTATTGACGGCTTTTCCATCCACATTCTGACCTGCCAGCTTTGCCATGACTTGTTTCATCACCAGTCCAATTTCTTTCGCTGACGAAGCTCCAGTTTCAGCAATCACGCTTTCAACCGCCTGTACCAGCGTGGCTTCATCAACTGGTTGAGGCAAATAGGCTTCGATGATAGCAGCTTCAGCCAGTTCTTTATCGGCTAACTCCTGACGATTTCCTTTGAGAAAGGCATCAGCCGCTTCGCGCCGTTGTTTGACCAGCTTGTTGAGCAAACTCATCATGGCTGGATCATCCATCGGTTTTTGATCTTCGATTTCCTGACGTTGAATTGATGTTTTCACCATCCGTAACGTGTCGAGCCGTGCCTGATCGCGAGCCTTCATCGCCACGGTGATATCTGCAAGGATTTGATCTCTGAGTGACATTGGAAAGTACCTTTTCTGAAAAGTGGGGCTGAAGACATTGGGCTTGGGGCTGAGAAATCCAGGGCTTGGGGCTGAGGGCTGAAGACATCGGGCTCAGGGTATGGAACCCATTTTCTTCAGCCCCGAGCTTGCGAGTCTTCAGCCCCAAGCCCCAAGCCCCAAGCCCTCAGCCCTGGTTTTTTCAGCCCGATGTCTTAGGGGAAAATCCCCAGTTCGGCATAGGAAATGGCAATCTTATCAATGGCGCTGATAAATGCCGCGGATCGCAATGTACTGACTCCAGCCCGTGATTTCCAGATGGTATGAATTTCGTCATAGGCAATCGCCATGATTTCTTCCAGGCCAGAGTTGACGAGTTCGATTTCATCGGCGCCGTGGGCAATCGCGGTTTTTTCGGCATCAGACAATGATTTGCCGGTGGTGCGTTCAATCGTTGTCAGGATGTTTCCAAACACCATTTGATCAAACCGCTTGTCCATTTTTCCAAATCGAACGTGCGACAGATTTTTCAACCATTCGAAGTAGGACACCACCACACCGCCTGCGTTGCAGTAGATATCTGGAATGATCAAAGCTCCACGGCTGTACAAAATGGCCTCAGCCGCTGCCGTGGTTGGTCCGTTGGCGCCTTCGGCAATGATTTTGGCTTTAATGCGCGGTGCAGTTGCCTCTGTAATCTGGTTTTCAAGGGCAGCCGGAATCAAAATATCGCAGTCGAGTTCGAGTGCTTCGTGAGGCGTGGCCAGATTGGTCGCTCCTGAAAAGTTCAAAATTGACCCGGTTTCACGACGATGTTTGACGACGGCTTCCAGATCAAACCCTGCCGGATTGTGAATTGCGCCTTCATATTCAGCCAGCCCAACCAGAACGGCCCCGCCTTCCTGGCAGAATTTGGCCGAATGATACCCCACGTTGCCAAGTCCCTGCACCACAACCCGCTTCCCTTCAATCCCCGGAGTCAATCCCAGGGCTTCCATGTCGTCTTTATGGGCACAGGCTTCACGCAGGGAATAAAACACGCCGCGCCCGGTGGCTTCAAATCGCCCCCGGATGCCTCCCTGGGAAATGGATTTGCCGGTGACACAGGCATGGGCGTCAATGAGACCAGGGTGGAATGCCGCGTACGTGTCGGCAATCCAGGCCATTTCCCGGGCGCCGGTCCCGTAGTCCGGGGCTGGCACGTCAATTCCAGGACCAATGAAATTCTTCTTGATCAGTTCCGCCGTGTAGCGACGGGTGATCTGCTCAAGTTCAGCGGCTGAAAATTGCTTGGGATTGATTTGGATGGCGCCCTTGGCACCGCCAAACGGCACGTTGGCCACAGCACATTTATAAGTCATCAGGGCAGCCAGGGCTTTGACTTCGTCCTCGTTGGCATGTTCCGAATAGCGAATACCACCCTTCACTGGCAATTTGTGGTGACTGTGTTCCACACGCCAGGCAGTAATCACTTTGATGTCATTCTGTGATCGAATCGGAAACTCAAAGGAATACACACTGTTACAGGTTCTTATCTGATCCAGTAAGGATTTGGGGTGTTGGGTGAACGAGGCTGCCTGATCAAAATAAGAGCACACGTTCTCAAAAAAGCTGAGTTCTTTTCCGTTGGTACTCAAGGGGGAATCCTCCTGTGATAAAACGTAGGTTGATCGCAATTGCGAGGGAATAAAAGTATTCAATAGCGAAAGAGAGCGAGTAGTGAGTAGCGAAATAAAGCGAGTAGTGAGTAGCGAGTAGCGAGTAGTCAATCCTTGAAAGGCGAGTAGAAAAAACACCCTATCATTTTGTCACCTTGTCATGTTGTTACCTTGTCACCTTGTCACCAAGGTGGCTTGCGGAAAATAAAACCGCAGGATTTCCTGATACGACCGGCCCGCTTTGGCTTGCGCCACGGTTCCGGCGACACACAGCCCAACCTGATGCCCAAATCCATGACCTGTAAATTCATAAAAATCGCCGCGTCGAGTCAGTTGATAGACATTGCTCAATATCAGGTTCCACCCGAGTTTTCGACCAATCAGACTGCGAAACTCACCATTGGCAACCTCAACCGTTCGCTGACCGTCAGCGAGGGTGAGGTGAGTTACAATCCCATCCGGAGTGCGATTTGAAATCTGCAACCCCACTTTATCCAATGGCTTCGCTCTCCATATTGATGTCATTGCGCCCAACAGCCGATGCACCGCAATGCGGCGTTGCCATCGGTAAAACTGAGCCCCGCGACACCAATTGCAAATGACTTTCGGCACATCATTTGTGGACTCAATTTCATCATTCAATGGCCAGACGACTGATGAAACGGTGGTATGTCCACCACAGCAAGCAGTGTAATAGGCTGTGACTGGATGCTCGGCTTCCCAGAGCACCGTGGCGTGTGTGGCGTGTGTGGCTTGACGGGCAGATTCGATCAGGCGCGGCGGATAAGATTGGTCAAATCGCGTACCAAAGTACAACTGGCAATGGGTTGAATCGCACACATCGTACCCCAATCTTTGGTGGCGTCCAAGATGTGTCATCAAAAAACTTCGCACCACAATGGCCTGACACTTGAGCGCTTCACTCAACCCGACCCCTTTCATCTCTGAGGCAGTCACCACAGCCACCGCATCTTCAAGAGATTGGGTCAAAATGACCTGCAGAGCATTTTCCCTGACTTGAATCAAAATTTTTCCGGTGACACGTCGAGTGCTCTGCTGAGCCGTCAGTTCAAGTTCAACCGCCGACTGGGCAGCGGTGGCAGGTTCAGCGGTTACAAGCTCAAGGCTTTTTCCTTCCAGAATTTTGATCTGCCCTTCAAACAATGCCGGTTGTCCTTTTACCAGTCGAACGCGATAGGTCTTTCCAGGCTGAAGCTGGCGGTGGACTTCACCAGCGAGTATCTCAGCCGGAGAGAGAATTGGTTTGATCGAGAGTGTTCGCGGTTGAAACAGTGTAAAGAGCCCAATTCGAATTGTTTCCGGGACTTTAGCAGATGGTTTGGAATCCTGTGCCTGACAAAACAGGATACCAGTCAGCACCAACCAGAAGATCAAACCCATCACCTGAATAAAACAACGCATCAGCATTCTTTGAACGCCTCAGATTCCTGTTAACACCAGTTTGTAGTCAGTAGTCAGTAGTCAGTAGTTCACTAAGTTTATTTTATTGAATTACTTGACTGTTTTTTAACGAAGGGATTTCATTCCAAATTGGAATAAGACTTGAGTTCAGGATGAGGGAAAAACCAAATACGTACCTTGTCATAAGTTTTCTGAGATACTGGATTTGGTAAGTGTTTGATTTTTTTCGTGTAGTTCGTGTGTTTCGTGGTTCAAAATGTCTGGAAATTTTCGGTAAGGTACTTACAACGAAAGATCAACATTCGAAAACCCGGAACCCGGAACCCGGAACCCGGAACCCGGAACCCGGAACCCGGAACCCGGAACCCGGAACCCGGAACCCTATCCTATTGCCGCTGAAACAATTGCTCAACCCGCCGCAGATCATTGGTGACTGGCGATGGCGGCAAACTCTCTAAGAACGTGCGTCCATAGAACTTCGTCCGCAACCGCGGGTCCAGAATTGCCAGCACACCTTTATCCTGTGAACTCCGAATCAGGCGGCCAAGCCCCTGCTTGAGCGTGATGATGGCTTGCGGAACGGTGTATTGCTGGAAGGGATCCTGCCCTTGCTCTTCCAAAAACCGATGGCGAGCTGAGACGACTGGATCAGTTGGCACTGGGAACGGCAATTTATCCACGATCACACACGAGAGCGCTTCGCCCTGAACATCAATTCCCTGCCAGAAACTGGCCGTGGCAAAAAGCACCGCGCCTTTCGTCGTGCGAAATTTTTCCAGCAATCCGGCTTTTGAACCACGCCCCTGCACAAAACACGGAAACTCAACCTGGGCCGATACCCGCTGATACAAATCGCGCATGTGAGCCGCGCTGGTCGAAAGCACAAAGGCCCGCCCCCGGCTGATGTTGAGCAGCTTGACGATTTCCTCAACCGCTGCCGATGTAAACTGCGGGGAACGCGGATCAGGCATGATCTTCGGAAGGTACAAAATTGACTGTGTGCGATAGTCAAAGTGTGAATCAATGATCAGTTCAGCGCATGACTCAATACCCAGGCGGGAACGAATAAAGTCAAATTTTCCAGATGAGGTCAGTGTGGCTGAGGTCAAAACCACGGATTCCATTTGGGTAAAAAGACGATCTGAAAGGAGTTCCGAAAGATTGATCGGTGTGGCCTGGATAAAACACCCGCGTCCGCGTCGCTCGATCCAGTAGACAAAGGTTGGATCATTACTCGTGACGACAAACTCCAGGTCAAACCGCAGGGCGTCAATCCGGCGCACCAAGCGTTCAATCTCCGGTGGTGGCTCATTCACTTTTTTCAGGAGTTCGCGCAATTTGGCCAGCAGGTTATCGAGCATCAGGTATTGCTCACCAGCAGGCGTCATTTCAAACTTGCCTTCTTCATTCCGGCGGGCAAAATGGGTCATTTCCAGTGTAAATCGTCCATCGCCAGTTCCATATTTGCGGAAAAACCCACCCCAAAACATATCCGCT
Protein-coding regions in this window:
- a CDS encoding Glu/Leu/Phe/Val dehydrogenase, which codes for MSTNGKELSFFENVCSYFDQAASFTQHPKSLLDQIRTCNSVYSFEFPIRSQNDIKVITAWRVEHSHHKLPVKGGIRYSEHANEDEVKALAALMTYKCAVANVPFGGAKGAIQINPKQFSAAELEQITRRYTAELIKKNFIGPGIDVPAPDYGTGAREMAWIADTYAAFHPGLIDAHACVTGKSISQGGIRGRFEATGRGVFYSLREACAHKDDMEALGLTPGIEGKRVVVQGLGNVGYHSAKFCQEGGAVLVGLAEYEGAIHNPAGFDLEAVVKHRRETGSILNFSGATNLATPHEALELDCDILIPAALENQITEATAPRIKAKIIAEGANGPTTAAAEAILYSRGALIIPDIYCNAGGVVVSYFEWLKNLSHVRFGKMDKRFDQMVFGNILTTIERTTGKSLSDAEKTAIAHGADEIELVNSGLEEIMAIAYDEIHTIWKSRAGVSTLRSAAFISAIDKIAISYAELGIFP
- a CDS encoding ATP-dependent DNA helicase is translated as MESIFGPKGLLARHHPNFEYRSNQIEMAEAVHDALQRGGHLCVEAGTGTGKTLAYLIPALALGKRVIISTATKSLQEQLYQKDVPFLEKALGRKLRVAYLKGRSNYLCLRRIKQSDTALTFAGVEDVTYFDTVRRWSGKTETGDRAELVDLPENLAFWHDIDARSEICLGSKCPDFEKCFVTLARQRAEDADVVIVNHHLFFADLSARNNDYGAVLPDYTIVIFDEAHEIEDIAAEYFGIQVSNYRMQELVQDILRVPIPQDDVVTDVMRCGARITEQADMFWGGFFRKYGTGDGRFTLEMTHFARRNEEGKFEMTPAGEQYLMLDNLLAKLRELLKKVNEPPPEIERLVRRIDALRFDLEFVVTSNDPTFVYWIERRGRGCFIQATPINLSELLSDRLFTQMESVVLTSATLTSSGKFDFIRSRLGIESCAELIIDSHFDYRTQSILYLPKIMPDPRSPQFTSAAVEEIVKLLNISRGRAFVLSTSAAHMRDLYQRVSAQVEFPCFVQGRGSKAGLLEKFRTTKGAVLFATASFWQGIDVQGEALSCVIVDKLPFPVPTDPVVSARHRFLEEQGQDPFQQYTVPQAIITLKQGLGRLIRSSQDKGVLAILDPRLRTKFYGRTFLESLPPSPVTNDLRRVEQLFQRQ
- a CDS encoding SpoIID/LytB domain-containing protein, whose translation is MLMRCFIQVMGLIFWLVLTGILFCQAQDSKPSAKVPETIRIGLFTLFQPRTLSIKPILSPAEILAGEVHRQLQPGKTYRVRLVKGQPALFEGQIKILEGKSLELVTAEPATAAQSAVELELTAQQSTRRVTGKILIQVRENALQVILTQSLEDAVAVVTASEMKGVGLSEALKCQAIVVRSFLMTHLGRHQRLGYDVCDSTHCQLYFGTRFDQSYPPRLIESARQATHATHATVLWEAEHPVTAYYTACCGGHTTVSSVVWPLNDEIESTNDVPKVICNWCRGAQFYRWQRRIAVHRLLGAMTSIWRAKPLDKVGLQISNRTPDGIVTHLTLADGQRTVEVANGEFRSLIGRKLGWNLILSNVYQLTRRGDFYEFTGHGFGHQVGLCVAGTVAQAKAGRSYQEILRFYFPQATLVTR
- a CDS encoding GatB/YqeY domain-containing protein yields the protein MSLRDQILADITVAMKARDQARLDTLRMVKTSIQRQEIEDQKPMDDPAMMSLLNKLVKQRREAADAFLKGNRQELADKELAEAAIIEAYLPQPVDEATLVQAVESVIAETGASSAKEIGLVMKQVMAKLAGQNVDGKAVNRMVRSKLGG